One stretch of Pseudomonas sp. NC02 DNA includes these proteins:
- a CDS encoding LysR family transcriptional regulator, with product MDIKQLKFLIALDETRHFGQAAARCHITQPTLSMRLRSLEEELQLPLVNRGQRFEGFTAPGERVLAWARTVLAAYDGLQAEAAACRGNLVGTLRLGVVPLSSFDPLALMQKLHKEHPSLRFELSALSSEQILEQLASNRLDLGVSYLERLDAERFDSLALGETRMGLLYDQRFFSFGDKPLSWEALIELPLGMLTSGMHFRQSIDHNFHSRGLNPQPLLQTDAVHQLLQAVHGGLCCAVMPLDGGLDALTEHLRLQPIEDAHTLARLGLIMRRSAPRSALAEACFALYQKSLIET from the coding sequence ATGGACATCAAACAGCTGAAATTCCTCATCGCCCTCGACGAAACCCGTCACTTCGGCCAGGCGGCGGCGCGCTGCCATATCACCCAGCCGACCCTGTCGATGCGCCTGCGCAGCCTGGAGGAAGAGCTGCAGTTGCCGCTGGTCAATCGCGGGCAGCGCTTCGAAGGCTTTACCGCCCCCGGCGAACGCGTGCTGGCCTGGGCACGCACGGTGCTGGCGGCCTATGACGGCTTGCAGGCCGAGGCCGCTGCGTGTCGCGGCAACCTGGTAGGCACGTTGCGCCTGGGGGTGGTGCCGTTGTCGAGCTTCGATCCGCTGGCGTTGATGCAGAAGCTGCACAAGGAACACCCCAGCCTGCGCTTTGAGTTGTCCGCGTTAAGCTCCGAGCAAATCCTTGAACAACTTGCCAGCAACCGCCTGGACCTCGGTGTGTCGTACCTCGAGCGCCTGGACGCCGAACGTTTCGACTCCCTGGCCCTGGGCGAAACCCGCATGGGCCTGCTGTACGACCAACGGTTCTTCAGCTTCGGCGACAAGCCCCTGAGTTGGGAGGCGCTGATCGAACTGCCCTTGGGCATGCTCACCAGCGGCATGCACTTTCGCCAGTCCATCGACCATAACTTCCACAGCCGTGGCCTCAACCCGCAGCCGCTGTTGCAGACCGATGCCGTCCATCAATTGTTACAAGCGGTGCACGGCGGCCTGTGTTGCGCGGTGATGCCACTGGACGGCGGCCTCGACGCCCTCACCGAGCACCTGCGCCTGCAACCCATTGAAGACGCTCACACTTTGGCTCGCCTGGGGTTAATCATGCGCCGCAGTGCACCCCGTTCGGCCTTGGCGGAAGCGTGTTTTGCGCTATATCAGAAATCGCTGATCGAGACTTGA
- the lysM gene encoding peptidoglycan-binding protein LysM, with amino-acid sequence MSLLSFVKEAGEKLIDLLTPGNANASEQLKEHVAKVGLGNPNVQTTVDGDKVTVTGEVASQEEKEKILLALGNIAGVASVDDQITVSGPAVAAARFVVVKKGDTLSAISLAVYGNANQYNKIFEANKPLLSHPDKIYPGQTLRIPE; translated from the coding sequence ATGAGTCTTTTAAGCTTTGTTAAGGAAGCAGGCGAGAAGTTGATTGACCTGTTGACACCGGGTAATGCCAACGCGAGCGAGCAGTTAAAAGAGCACGTGGCCAAGGTTGGATTGGGTAACCCCAATGTGCAAACCACCGTCGACGGTGACAAGGTGACCGTGACAGGTGAAGTCGCCAGCCAGGAAGAGAAAGAGAAGATATTGCTGGCGCTGGGCAACATCGCCGGCGTTGCGAGTGTTGATGACCAGATCACCGTTTCCGGTCCTGCTGTCGCGGCGGCCCGCTTTGTCGTGGTGAAAAAGGGCGACACCCTGAGCGCTATTTCGCTGGCGGTGTATGGCAACGCCAACCAGTACAACAAAATCTTCGAGGCCAACAAGCCGCTGCTGTCCCATCCGGACAAAATCTACCCAGGGCAGACGCTGCGTATTCCTGAGTAA
- the yrfG gene encoding GMP/IMP nucleotidase — protein MPPLPWHAIDTVLLDMDGTLLDLHFDNHFWMEHLPQRYAELHGVSRAMAEMELQPLFERNAGQLQWYCLDFWSAELKIPVRELKLETAHLIALRPDADTFLAAIKQAGKRVILITNAHRDSLSLKLERIELAPYFERLISSHDYGFAKENPQFWDALHADIAFDPARSLFIDDTLPILRSARDFGVGHLLAVKEPDSRKGPKDTAEFAAVEDYRDLIVGL, from the coding sequence ATGCCTCCATTGCCCTGGCACGCCATCGACACCGTCCTGCTGGACATGGACGGCACCTTGCTCGACCTGCACTTCGACAACCATTTCTGGATGGAGCACCTGCCCCAGCGCTATGCCGAGTTGCATGGTGTGAGCCGGGCCATGGCCGAGATGGAGCTGCAGCCGCTGTTCGAGCGTAACGCCGGACAGTTGCAATGGTATTGCCTGGATTTCTGGAGCGCCGAACTCAAGATCCCGGTGCGCGAGCTCAAGCTGGAAACCGCACACCTGATTGCCTTGCGCCCGGATGCCGACACCTTCCTGGCGGCGATCAAACAGGCGGGCAAGCGGGTGATCCTGATCACCAACGCCCATCGGGATTCGCTGTCGTTGAAGCTGGAACGCATCGAGTTGGCGCCTTATTTCGAGCGACTGATCAGCTCCCATGACTATGGTTTCGCCAAGGAAAACCCGCAGTTCTGGGACGCCCTGCACGCCGACATCGCCTTCGACCCGGCCCGCAGCCTGTTTATCGACGACACCTTGCCGATCCTGCGCAGCGCCCGGGATTTTGGCGTGGGGCACTTGCTGGCGGTGAAGGAACCGGACAGCCGGAAGGGGCCCAAGGACACGGCGGAGTTTGCAGCGGTTGAGGATTACCGGGACTTGATCGTAGGTTTGTAA
- the nudE gene encoding ADP compounds hydrolase NudE: MRQKPTVLAREIVASSRLFRVEEVQLRFSNGVERTYERLVGRGAGYGAVMIVAMIDSDHALLIEEYCGGTDEYELSLPKGLIEPGEDVLAAADRELKEEAGFGARQLEHITELSLSPGYMSQKIQVVLATELYEERLEGDEPEPMRVDRVNLRELSQLAQNEQFSEGRALAALYLVRDLLTQRGAFQP, encoded by the coding sequence ATGCGCCAGAAACCCACCGTCCTCGCCCGCGAAATAGTCGCCAGTAGCCGTTTGTTCCGCGTGGAGGAAGTGCAATTGCGCTTTTCCAATGGCGTGGAGCGGACCTACGAGCGCCTGGTGGGCAGGGGGGCCGGTTATGGCGCGGTGATGATCGTGGCGATGATCGACTCGGACCATGCGTTGCTGATCGAAGAATATTGCGGCGGCACCGACGAGTATGAACTGTCACTGCCCAAGGGCCTGATCGAACCGGGCGAAGACGTGTTGGCGGCAGCCGACCGTGAGCTCAAGGAAGAAGCCGGTTTCGGCGCCCGCCAGTTGGAGCACATCACCGAGCTGTCGCTGTCCCCCGGCTACATGAGCCAGAAAATCCAGGTGGTGCTGGCCACCGAACTGTATGAAGAGCGCCTGGAAGGCGACGAGCCCGAGCCGATGCGCGTCGACCGGGTCAACCTGCGGGAGCTCTCGCAGTTGGCGCAGAACGAGCAGTTCAGCGAGGGCCGCGCGTTGGCCGCGCTGTACCTGGTACGCGACCTGTTGACTCAACGTGGAGCGTTCCAGCCATGA
- the cysQ gene encoding 3'(2'),5'-bisphosphate nucleotidase CysQ, whose translation MSELFLGHPFIAPAIELARQAGEVILPYWRADVAVTTKTDDSPVTAADLAAHHLILAGLTALDPSIPVLSEEDADIDQSVRAGWQRWWLVDPLDGTKEFISGSEEFTVNIALIEKGRVVFGVVSMPTSGRCYFGGAGLGAWRSDVGAAPKQIQVRQTPASGEAFTVVASRRHTSPEQDRLLAGLSAGLGELKLANIGSSLKFCLLAEGSADCYPRLAPTSQWDTAAAQGVLEGAGGEVLELNGQPFSYPARESLLNPFFLALPAKAEWRERLLTLARS comes from the coding sequence ATGAGCGAACTGTTCCTGGGTCACCCGTTTATTGCCCCCGCGATCGAATTGGCCCGCCAGGCTGGCGAGGTCATCCTGCCGTATTGGCGCGCCGATGTTGCCGTCACCACCAAGACCGATGATTCACCGGTCACTGCCGCCGACTTGGCTGCCCATCACTTGATCCTCGCCGGGCTGACTGCGTTGGACCCGAGCATTCCGGTGCTGTCGGAGGAAGACGCGGACATTGACCAGAGCGTGCGCGCCGGTTGGCAGCGCTGGTGGCTGGTGGACCCGCTGGATGGCACCAAGGAATTCATCTCCGGCAGCGAGGAGTTCACCGTCAACATCGCGCTGATCGAAAAAGGCCGCGTGGTGTTCGGTGTGGTGTCGATGCCTACCAGCGGTCGGTGCTACTTCGGGGGTGCCGGGCTGGGTGCCTGGCGTTCCGATGTAGGTGCTGCGCCCAAGCAAATCCAGGTGCGCCAGACCCCGGCGAGCGGTGAAGCATTTACCGTGGTTGCCAGTCGTCGCCACACGAGCCCTGAACAGGATCGCTTGCTCGCTGGCTTGAGTGCCGGATTGGGCGAGTTGAAGCTGGCCAATATCGGCAGTTCTTTGAAGTTTTGCCTGTTGGCTGAGGGCAGCGCCGATTGCTACCCGCGCCTGGCGCCCACCTCGCAGTGGGACACCGCTGCGGCACAGGGTGTGCTGGAAGGAGCGGGCGGTGAAGTGCTGGAATTGAATGGGCAGCCGTTCAGTTACCCGGCGCGGGAATCGCTGTTGAATCCATTCTTTTTGGCACTGCCGGCCAAGGCTGAATGGCGTGAGCGGTTGCTGACTCTGGCCCGTTCTTAA
- a CDS encoding YiiD C-terminal domain-containing protein yields MSRDSRYLESILHHDIPLTREMGLKVIDWQDRQLQLRLPLDANINHKSTMFGGSLYCGAVLAGWGWLHLQLREEGIEDGHIVIQEGQISYPLPVTTDATAICQAPDDKVWKRFVATYKRYGRARLALETWIVNEGSEERAVAFTGQYVLHT; encoded by the coding sequence ATGAGTCGCGATAGCCGTTACCTGGAATCGATCCTTCACCACGACATTCCCCTGACCCGGGAAATGGGCCTCAAGGTTATCGACTGGCAGGACCGGCAGCTGCAACTGCGCTTGCCGCTCGACGCCAACATCAACCACAAGAGCACCATGTTTGGCGGCAGCCTGTATTGCGGCGCCGTGCTGGCAGGTTGGGGCTGGCTGCATTTGCAGTTGCGCGAGGAAGGGATTGAAGACGGGCATATCGTGATTCAGGAAGGGCAGATCAGTTATCCGCTGCCGGTGACTACCGATGCGACGGCGATTTGCCAGGCGCCTGATGACAAGGTGTGGAAGCGATTCGTCGCCACCTACAAGCGTTATGGCCGGGCGCGCTTGGCGCTGGAGACATGGATCGTCAACGAGGGCAGTGAAGAGCGGGCCGTGGCCTTTACCGGGCAGTACGTCCTGCACACATAA
- a CDS encoding sigma-54 dependent transcriptional regulator: MSIDNQIQVVLIDDDPHLRQALCQTLDLAGLKVLTLGEAQGLTARLSRDWPGVVVSDIRMPGMDGLELLKELHAQDPELPVLLITGHGDVPLAVQAMRTGAYDFLEKPFASDALLDSVRRALALRRLVLDNRSLRLALSDRQQLSTRLVGHSPQMLRLREQIGALAATKADVLILGETGAGKEVVARALHDLSNRRSGPFVAINAGALAESVVESELFGHEPGAFTGAQKRRIGKFEFANGGTLFLDEIESMSLDVQVKLLRLLQERVVERLGGNQLIPLDIRIIAATKEDLRQSADQGRFRADLYYRLNVAPLRIPPLRERGEDALMLFQHFADEASTRHGLPMKELQPGQRALLLRHSWPGNVRELQNAAERFALGLELALDSTPDSPSPGILTSTPGGLSEQVEQFEKSLIAAELARTHNSMRSLAEALGVPRKTLHDKLRKHGLNFADSGNSHADDE; this comes from the coding sequence ATGAGTATCGATAACCAGATTCAGGTGGTGTTGATCGACGATGATCCACACCTGCGTCAGGCCCTCTGCCAGACCCTGGACCTGGCCGGGCTGAAAGTCCTGACCCTCGGCGAAGCCCAGGGCCTGACCGCGCGCCTGTCCCGGGATTGGCCGGGGGTTGTGGTGAGCGACATCCGCATGCCCGGCATGGACGGCCTGGAACTGTTGAAGGAACTCCACGCCCAGGACCCGGAGCTGCCGGTACTGCTGATCACCGGCCACGGCGACGTGCCACTGGCGGTGCAGGCAATGCGCACCGGCGCCTACGACTTCCTGGAAAAACCCTTCGCCAGTGACGCCCTGCTCGACAGCGTGCGCCGCGCCCTGGCCCTGCGCCGCCTGGTGCTGGACAACCGCAGCCTGCGCCTGGCCCTGAGCGACCGTCAGCAATTGAGTACACGCCTGGTGGGCCACTCCCCGCAAATGCTGCGCCTGCGCGAGCAGATTGGCGCGCTGGCGGCGACCAAGGCTGATGTGCTGATCCTCGGTGAAACCGGTGCCGGCAAGGAAGTGGTAGCGCGTGCGCTGCACGATCTGTCGAACCGCCGCAGCGGCCCGTTTGTGGCGATCAACGCCGGCGCCCTGGCCGAGTCGGTGGTGGAAAGCGAGTTGTTCGGGCATGAGCCCGGGGCCTTTACCGGCGCCCAGAAGCGGCGCATCGGCAAATTCGAATTCGCCAACGGCGGCACGCTGTTTCTCGACGAAATCGAAAGCATGAGCCTGGATGTGCAGGTCAAGCTGCTGCGGCTGTTGCAGGAGCGTGTGGTCGAGCGTCTGGGGGGCAACCAGCTGATCCCGCTGGATATCCGCATCATCGCCGCCACCAAGGAAGACCTGCGCCAGTCCGCCGACCAGGGGCGCTTCCGGGCGGACTTGTATTACCGCCTCAACGTTGCGCCGCTGCGCATTCCACCGCTGCGCGAACGGGGTGAGGATGCGTTGATGCTGTTCCAGCACTTTGCCGACGAAGCCAGCACACGCCACGGGCTACCGATGAAAGAGCTGCAACCGGGCCAGCGCGCGTTGTTGTTGCGTCACAGCTGGCCGGGCAATGTCCGCGAGCTGCAAAACGCCGCCGAGCGTTTCGCCCTGGGCCTTGAACTGGCGCTGGACAGCACCCCGGACAGTCCTTCGCCGGGCATCCTCACCAGCACGCCCGGCGGCTTGAGCGAACAGGTCGAACAGTTTGAAAAAAGCCTGATCGCCGCCGAACTGGCACGCACCCACAACTCCATGCGCAGCCTCGCCGAGGCATTGGGCGTGCCGCGTAAAACCCTGCACGACAAACTGCGCAAGCACGGGCTGAACTTCGCCGACAGCGGCAACAGTCACGCTGACGACGAATGA
- a CDS encoding ATP-binding protein translates to MTPPLPRRPRWRSLALLALCLAPLLWPLEHLAERYYRNELAGQNRQTLDLYVANLLGTLHRYEVLPQILGDLPALRTAIDAPHVSTNLVNANHLLKDVAAQAGVEVMYLMDTTGKTLAASNWDKQDSFVGRNFSFRPYFSEAMAGRLGRFFGLGTTSAKRGYFFAAAVRDGDKIIGVLVVKVDLDHTESLWGNTPEQLLVTDHNGVVILTSRPQWRFRATRPLTDEERRAIIAIQPYPTRDPQPLSLSPTAWVRQSTDIAETGWKVEILAPRTLISRPVRTVVAVGGAALLVLMLLLGLMMQRRRHYLERIAFEAKARRELEMRVIERTSDLEGLNRRLKQEVLEREHAQQELVRAQDDLVQAGKLSALGTMSASISHELNQPLAAIRSYAENAGILLDHERTDDARGNLKLISELTGRMASIIAHLRAFARRDRHAPESVALQPALDDALALLAKRRRAMEVELIRDLPEATLWVAAGETRLRQVLGNLLANALDALTEKGPPRKLWLSAQTTEQGVNLYIRDNGPGFCMEALGRASEPFYTTKTRTQGLGLGLAICDTLMRAFGGELLFANHKEGGALLTLKLRAGAPGVSLQPSEDRSV, encoded by the coding sequence ATGACTCCACCCCTTCCGCGAAGACCCCGCTGGCGCAGCCTGGCATTGCTGGCGCTATGCCTGGCACCGCTGTTGTGGCCGCTGGAGCACTTGGCCGAGCGTTATTACCGCAACGAACTGGCCGGCCAGAACCGCCAGACGCTGGACCTGTACGTCGCCAACCTGCTGGGCACCCTGCACCGCTACGAAGTGTTGCCACAAATTCTCGGTGACCTGCCGGCCCTGCGCACCGCCATCGACGCGCCTCACGTCAGCACCAACCTGGTCAATGCCAACCACCTGCTCAAGGACGTTGCCGCGCAGGCCGGGGTGGAAGTGATGTACCTGATGGACACCACCGGCAAGACCCTCGCCGCGTCCAACTGGGACAAGCAGGACAGCTTCGTCGGGCGTAATTTTTCCTTTCGCCCCTACTTCAGCGAAGCCATGGCCGGGCGCCTCGGGCGCTTCTTCGGCCTGGGCACCACCTCAGCCAAGCGCGGTTACTTCTTCGCCGCCGCCGTACGCGATGGCGACAAGATCATCGGTGTGCTGGTGGTAAAGGTCGACCTGGACCACACCGAAAGCCTGTGGGGCAACACCCCCGAACAACTGCTGGTCACCGACCACAACGGCGTGGTGATCCTGACCTCGCGCCCGCAATGGCGCTTTCGTGCCACCCGGCCGCTGACGGATGAAGAACGCCGCGCCATCATCGCCATCCAGCCCTATCCGACCCGCGACCCGCAGCCGCTGAGCCTCAGCCCGACGGCGTGGGTGCGCCAATCCACCGACATCGCCGAAACCGGCTGGAAAGTCGAGATTCTCGCGCCGCGCACCTTGATCAGCCGCCCGGTGCGCACCGTGGTCGCGGTGGGTGGCGCCGCCTTGCTGGTGCTGATGCTGTTGCTCGGCCTGATGATGCAGCGCCGTCGTCACTACCTGGAACGCATCGCCTTCGAAGCCAAGGCCCGTCGCGAACTGGAGATGCGCGTGATCGAGCGGACCAGCGACCTGGAAGGCCTCAACCGTCGGCTGAAGCAGGAAGTGCTGGAACGCGAACATGCCCAGCAGGAATTGGTGCGGGCTCAGGATGACCTGGTGCAGGCCGGCAAGTTGTCGGCGCTGGGCACCATGTCGGCGAGTATCAGCCATGAACTCAACCAGCCGTTGGCGGCGATTCGCAGCTACGCGGAAAACGCCGGGATTTTGCTCGACCATGAGCGCACCGACGACGCCCGTGGCAACCTCAAGCTGATCAGCGAGTTGACCGGGCGCATGGCCTCGATCATCGCTCACTTGCGCGCCTTCGCCCGACGCGACCGGCATGCGCCGGAAAGCGTGGCCCTGCAACCGGCCCTGGACGATGCCCTGGCGCTGCTGGCCAAGCGGCGGCGGGCAATGGAAGTGGAACTGATCCGCGACCTGCCCGAGGCCACCTTGTGGGTGGCGGCCGGCGAAACCCGCCTGCGCCAGGTGCTGGGCAACCTGCTGGCCAACGCTCTGGACGCCCTGACCGAAAAAGGCCCGCCGCGCAAACTCTGGCTGAGTGCCCAAACCACCGAACAGGGCGTCAACCTGTACATTCGCGACAACGGCCCGGGTTTCTGCATGGAAGCCCTGGGCCGCGCCAGCGAGCCCTTCTACACCACCAAGACCCGCACCCAGGGCCTGGGGTTGGGCCTGGCGATCTGCGACACCCTGATGCGCGCCTTTGGCGGTGAACTGTTGTTCGCCAACCACAAGGAAGGCGGCGCACTGTTAACCTTGAAACTGCGCGCCGGAGCACCGGGTGTCAGTCTGCAACCGTCCGAGGACCGCAGTGTATGA
- the rfbD gene encoding dTDP-4-dehydrorhamnose reductase: MKILISGQHGQVSRELQQRLRGLGELIVLGRDQLDLAHPEQIRDQVRAHRPGLIINAAAHTAVDQAESEPDVAFAINATAPGIFAEEAKALGIPLIHYSTDYVFDGSKAAPYNEDDATNPLGVYGASKLAGEQAIAAVGGEHLILRTSWVYSTHGKNFLLTMQRLLQEKPQMRIVADQIGAPTWAGTIANSTRTLIERWQAGQAGDWGVYHLTAQGETSWFGFAQAIGEQLRANGRACAELEAIPSSAYPTPARRPLNSRLDCSRLQQQWHVSQPQWHDALRECLAEQH; encoded by the coding sequence ATGAAAATCCTTATCAGCGGCCAACATGGCCAAGTCTCCCGGGAGTTGCAACAACGTCTCCGGGGCCTGGGCGAGTTGATCGTGCTGGGCCGCGATCAACTGGACCTGGCGCATCCCGAGCAGATCCGCGACCAGGTACGCGCCCATCGCCCGGGCCTGATCATCAACGCAGCCGCCCATACGGCCGTCGATCAAGCCGAGAGCGAGCCGGACGTGGCCTTCGCCATCAACGCCACCGCGCCCGGGATTTTCGCCGAGGAAGCCAAGGCACTGGGCATTCCGCTGATTCACTATTCCACCGACTACGTGTTCGACGGCAGCAAGGCCGCCCCCTACAACGAGGACGACGCAACCAACCCGCTGGGCGTCTATGGCGCAAGCAAGCTGGCGGGCGAACAGGCGATCGCGGCCGTCGGCGGTGAACACCTGATCCTGCGCACCAGCTGGGTCTACTCGACCCACGGCAAGAACTTCCTGCTGACCATGCAACGCCTGCTGCAGGAAAAACCGCAGATGCGCATCGTCGCCGACCAGATCGGCGCGCCGACCTGGGCCGGGACCATCGCCAACAGCACCCGTACACTGATCGAGCGCTGGCAGGCGGGCCAGGCCGGGGATTGGGGTGTCTACCACCTGACGGCCCAGGGCGAGACCTCGTGGTTCGGCTTTGCCCAGGCCATCGGCGAGCAACTACGGGCCAACGGTCGTGCCTGCGCCGAGCTGGAAGCTATTCCCTCCAGCGCCTATCCAACGCCGGCCAGGCGCCCGCTGAACTCGCGCCTCGATTGCAGCCGCCTGCAACAGCAATGGCATGTCTCGCAACCGCAGTGGCATGACGCATTGCGCGAGTGTCTTGCCGAGCAGCACTAG
- the rfbC gene encoding dTDP-4-dehydrorhamnose 3,5-epimerase, with translation MKVTDTSLPGVLIIEPKVFGDERGFFYESFNARAFEEATGLKRDFVQDNHSRSQKGVLRGLHYQLEHTQGKLVRVIAGEVLDVAVDIRRSSPNFGQWVGVRLSADNHRQLWVPEGFAHGFVVLSDYAEFLYKTTDYYQPSAERCILWNDPTLAIDWELTETPQLSAKDQAGKSLQEADLFP, from the coding sequence ATGAAGGTCACCGACACGTCGTTGCCAGGCGTATTGATCATCGAACCGAAAGTGTTCGGTGACGAGCGCGGCTTTTTCTACGAAAGCTTCAACGCCCGCGCCTTCGAAGAGGCCACCGGGCTCAAGCGTGATTTCGTGCAGGACAACCACTCGCGCTCGCAAAAAGGCGTGCTGCGCGGCCTGCATTACCAGCTCGAACATACCCAGGGCAAACTGGTGCGCGTCATCGCCGGCGAAGTGCTGGATGTGGCCGTCGACATCCGCCGCAGCTCGCCCAACTTCGGGCAATGGGTGGGCGTGCGGCTTAGCGCCGATAACCATCGCCAGTTGTGGGTACCGGAAGGTTTCGCCCACGGCTTTGTGGTGCTGAGCGACTACGCCGAGTTCCTCTACAAGACCACCGATTACTACCAGCCGAGCGCCGAGCGTTGCATCCTCTGGAACGACCCGACGCTGGCCATCGACTGGGAACTGACGGAGACGCCGCAACTGTCCGCCAAGGACCAGGCCGGGAAAAGCCTGCAAGAGGCCGACCTGTTCCCATGA
- the rfbA gene encoding glucose-1-phosphate thymidylyltransferase RfbA, producing the protein MMKGIVLAGGSGTRLHPITLGVSKQLLPVYDKPMIYYPISVLMLAGIKEILVISTPVDLPQYRNLLGDGSQFGVRFTYAEQPSPDGLAQAFLIGEEFIGDDPVCLILGDNIFHGQHFGEQLRTAAERPSGATVFGYWVKDPERFGVIDFDSQGRALSIEEKPAKPKSSYAVTGLYFYDNDVIRIAKAVKPSPRGELEITDVNNAYLNRGDLHVERFGRGFAWLDTGTHDSLLEASTYVQTIEHRQGLKVACLEEIAYENGWIDRDHLLERAKYFGKTGYGQYLYSLAGEQK; encoded by the coding sequence ATGATGAAGGGAATCGTACTGGCCGGTGGCTCCGGCACGCGTTTGCACCCCATTACCCTGGGCGTTTCCAAGCAACTGTTGCCGGTGTATGACAAGCCGATGATCTACTACCCGATCTCGGTGCTGATGCTGGCCGGGATCAAGGAAATCCTGGTGATCTCCACCCCGGTAGACCTGCCGCAATACCGCAACCTGTTGGGCGATGGCAGCCAGTTTGGCGTGCGGTTCACTTATGCGGAGCAGCCGTCCCCGGACGGCCTGGCCCAGGCGTTTTTGATTGGCGAAGAGTTTATCGGCGATGACCCGGTATGCCTGATCCTGGGCGACAACATCTTCCACGGCCAGCACTTCGGCGAACAACTGCGCACGGCTGCCGAACGCCCATCTGGCGCCACGGTATTCGGTTACTGGGTCAAGGACCCGGAGCGTTTCGGCGTGATCGACTTCGACAGCCAGGGCCGCGCGCTGTCCATCGAGGAAAAACCAGCCAAGCCAAAGTCGAGCTACGCGGTGACCGGCCTGTATTTCTACGACAACGACGTGATCAGGATCGCCAAGGCGGTCAAGCCATCGCCGCGCGGCGAATTGGAAATCACCGACGTCAACAACGCCTACCTCAATCGTGGCGACCTGCACGTGGAGCGCTTCGGCCGTGGTTTCGCCTGGCTCGACACCGGCACCCACGACAGCCTGCTGGAGGCCTCGACGTATGTGCAGACCATCGAGCACCGCCAGGGTTTGAAAGTGGCGTGCCTGGAAGAAATCGCCTACGAGAACGGCTGGATCGACCGTGACCACTTGCTGGAGCGGGCCAAGTACTTCGGCAAGACCGGCTACGGCCAATACCTGTATTCACTGGCCGGGGAGCAAAAATGA
- the rfbB gene encoding dTDP-glucose 4,6-dehydratase, which translates to MRILITGGAGFIGSALIRHLIQHTGHEVLNLDKLTYAGNLESLASIASNSRYEFVQADIIDQATVSAVLARFEPHAIMHLAAESHVDRSIDGPSDFIQTNIVGTYSLLEAARGYWQKLEEPAKSAFRFHHISTDEVYGDLHGVDDLFTETTPYAPSSPYSASKAASDHLVRAWQRTYGLPVLLTNCSNNYGPFHFPEKLIPLVILNALAGKPLPVYGDGLQVRDWLFVEDHARALFKVVTEGVVGETYNIGGHNEQKNIDVVRSICGLLEELAPQRPAGVEKFTDLITFVKDRPGHDQRYAIDASKIERELGWVPQETFETGLRKTVQWYLDNLEWCRRVQDGSYQGERLGNTDFKDLIA; encoded by the coding sequence ATGCGCATTCTCATCACCGGCGGCGCCGGATTCATCGGCTCCGCTCTGATCCGGCACCTGATTCAACACACCGGGCACGAAGTGCTCAACCTGGACAAATTGACCTACGCCGGCAATCTTGAGTCGCTGGCCAGCATCGCGAGCAACAGCCGCTACGAGTTTGTCCAGGCCGATATCATCGACCAGGCCACCGTCAGCGCCGTACTGGCGCGCTTTGAGCCCCACGCGATCATGCACCTGGCGGCCGAGTCTCATGTGGACCGTTCCATCGACGGCCCGTCGGATTTTATCCAGACCAATATCGTCGGCACCTACAGCCTGCTGGAGGCCGCACGCGGTTATTGGCAGAAGCTGGAAGAACCGGCAAAGAGCGCCTTCCGCTTCCACCACATCTCCACCGATGAAGTGTATGGCGACCTGCACGGCGTCGATGACCTGTTCACCGAAACCACGCCCTACGCCCCAAGCTCGCCGTACTCGGCCAGCAAGGCCGCGTCCGATCACCTGGTACGCGCCTGGCAGCGCACTTACGGCCTGCCGGTGCTGTTGACCAATTGCTCGAACAACTACGGGCCGTTCCACTTTCCCGAGAAGCTGATTCCTCTGGTGATCCTCAACGCCCTCGCAGGTAAACCATTGCCGGTGTACGGCGACGGCCTGCAAGTGCGCGACTGGCTGTTCGTCGAAGACCACGCCCGCGCGCTGTTCAAAGTGGTGACTGAAGGTGTGGTAGGCGAGACCTACAACATCGGCGGCCATAACGAGCAGAAGAATATCGACGTGGTGCGCAGCATCTGCGGCCTGCTGGAAGAACTGGCACCACAACGCCCGGCGGGCGTGGAGAAATTCACTGACCTGATCACTTTCGTCAAGGATCGCCCGGGCCACGACCAGCGCTATGCGATCGACGCCAGCAAGATCGAACGCGAGCTGGGCTGGGTTCCGCAGGAAACCTTTGAAACCGGCCTGCGCAAAACCGTGCAGTGGTACCTCGATAACCTGGAATGGTGCCGCAGGGTCCAGGACGGCAGTTATCAAGGCGAACGACTGGGCAACACCGACTTTAAGGATCTGATCGCATGA